In Ktedonobacteraceae bacterium, one genomic interval encodes:
- a CDS encoding metallophosphoesterase family protein: MRLAVISDIHGECFTLDQVLQDIRQQGVEQIVCLGDAIQGGSQPAKTVARLRELNCPVVMGNADAWLITGQETSASEKTSEQQRTVRAWSLAQLSESDIAFIRQFRPTIEIPLEGGKTLLCFHGSPRSFDEIILPDTPGDLVRQYLNGHNATLFTGGHTHTQQMRRLGNSWYFNPGSVSLAYNWEFMDLASGRVRVDPWADYAIVTSDGDCLGITFRHVPFDVHELARIIRASGRPYAEESISAYLWTK, from the coding sequence ATGCGTCTTGCAGTGATTTCCGATATTCATGGGGAATGCTTCACGCTTGACCAGGTGCTTCAAGATATTCGGCAACAGGGCGTTGAGCAGATTGTATGTCTGGGCGATGCAATACAAGGGGGTTCACAGCCTGCCAAGACCGTGGCGCGGCTGCGCGAACTGAACTGTCCCGTCGTGATGGGCAACGCGGATGCCTGGCTAATCACAGGCCAGGAGACATCCGCGAGTGAAAAGACCAGCGAGCAACAGCGCACAGTGAGAGCCTGGTCACTCGCCCAACTCTCGGAAAGCGATATCGCCTTTATCCGGCAATTTCGCCCCACGATTGAGATCCCCCTGGAAGGTGGAAAGACCCTGCTCTGTTTTCATGGCTCGCCACGCTCTTTCGACGAGATCATCCTGCCCGATACACCAGGTGACCTGGTACGGCAGTACTTGAATGGGCATAATGCGACACTCTTCACCGGCGGACATACTCATACGCAGCAAATGCGGCGCCTGGGCAATTCCTGGTATTTCAATCCAGGTAGCGTGAGCCTGGCCTATAACTGGGAGTTCATGGACCTCGCATCAGGCCGTGTGCGGGTTGACCCCTGGGCCGATTACGCGATCGTCACCTCTGATGGAGATTGCCTGGGCATCACCTTCCGGCATGTTCCTTTTGATGTTCATGAGCTGGCCCGCATCATCCGCGCCAGTGGCAGGCCCTATGCTGAAGAGTCCATCTCCGCCTATCTATGGACGAAGTGA
- a CDS encoding AarF/UbiB family protein: MANLKDHVNSETSFKSLITNRFSRHPERYIEIFRVFRKYELHHVAAEFGLAHRHEEEDDDHHLLNGYHDEEEEDHAAGLASALEELGPCFIKLGQLLSTRPDVMPANYIEALSRLQSTVTPVPAGKVTAIIESELGAPISQLFAEFDCEPLATASMAQVHRAILLDGTEVAVKVQRPGVRQRIEIDLEILHEMANFASKYTPFGKRYGFLQIVRELERSLNQEMDFRLEADNTRLIGKQVAEFQLLTTPTVFSEYTSRRVLTLSFIHGRHLADVSREELDALDSRAIAKELLSAYLKQMVIDGVFHCDPHPGNILLADDGRLALMDFGMVGRFDSGQKDNIILLLLAFSERLGERVADTYLDMIEIPKDVDRRAFTQDVSALVSRYHDMSGGRMAIGTALLDLTKLAQANNTPVPTAMTLLGKAMLNLDGTIRVLSPQLDPVQLIRDYMLKVMEKRVMGQLSPGRVFAWVIDMKRLVENSPRRTDMILDKLSNDQLTLRLEVDHLDDAIKSMNRAANRLSLSIIVAALIIGGKFVVDTVQKSNPKR, translated from the coding sequence ATGGCAAACCTGAAAGATCACGTCAATTCAGAAACCTCTTTTAAAAGCTTGATCACGAACCGCTTCTCTCGTCACCCTGAGCGCTATATCGAGATTTTCCGCGTATTTCGTAAATATGAGCTGCACCACGTAGCAGCCGAATTCGGCCTGGCTCACCGACATGAGGAAGAGGACGATGATCACCACTTGCTCAATGGCTATCATGATGAGGAAGAAGAGGATCATGCTGCTGGTCTAGCCAGCGCGCTCGAAGAACTCGGCCCGTGCTTTATTAAGTTGGGACAGTTGTTAAGTACGCGCCCGGATGTGATGCCCGCCAACTACATCGAGGCCCTTTCTCGCCTGCAAAGCACGGTAACACCGGTACCCGCCGGAAAGGTGACCGCGATTATCGAGAGTGAGCTTGGAGCACCCATCTCACAACTGTTCGCTGAATTCGACTGCGAGCCGCTGGCAACCGCTTCCATGGCCCAGGTACACCGCGCCATTCTGCTCGATGGTACCGAAGTAGCCGTCAAGGTACAGCGTCCCGGTGTGCGCCAGCGTATCGAGATCGACCTCGAAATCCTGCACGAGATGGCAAACTTCGCCTCAAAGTACACGCCCTTTGGCAAACGCTACGGCTTTCTGCAAATTGTGCGCGAACTGGAACGTAGTCTAAACCAGGAAATGGATTTCCGCCTGGAGGCCGATAATACGCGCCTGATTGGCAAGCAGGTAGCTGAATTCCAACTTCTGACGACTCCCACCGTCTTCAGCGAATACACCTCGCGGCGCGTGCTGACGCTGAGCTTCATTCATGGGCGGCACCTGGCAGACGTGAGCCGCGAAGAGCTTGACGCGCTCGATTCGCGCGCCATTGCCAAAGAACTGCTTTCCGCCTACCTCAAGCAGATGGTGATCGACGGCGTCTTCCACTGCGATCCTCATCCTGGCAATATTCTACTGGCAGATGATGGGCGCCTGGCGCTGATGGACTTCGGCATGGTCGGGCGATTCGACTCCGGCCAGAAGGACAATATCATCCTGCTGCTGCTGGCCTTCTCTGAACGCCTGGGGGAGCGCGTAGCGGATACGTACCTCGACATGATCGAAATTCCCAAAGATGTCGACCGGCGCGCATTCACCCAGGACGTATCGGCGCTCGTCAGCCGCTATCATGACATGAGCGGTGGGCGTATGGCTATAGGAACTGCATTGCTGGATTTGACGAAACTGGCCCAGGCTAATAACACCCCGGTGCCAACGGCGATGACGTTGCTGGGCAAAGCCATGCTCAACCTGGATGGAACCATTCGCGTGCTTTCACCGCAGCTTGATCCGGTACAGTTGATCCGAGACTATATGCTGAAGGTGATGGAAAAGCGCGTTATGGGGCAACTCTCGCCCGGTCGCGTCTTCGCCTGGGTCATCGACATGAAGCGCCTGGTGGAAAACTCCCCGCGCCGCACCGATATGATCCTGGATAAGCTATCAAACGACCAGCTCACGCTGCGCCTGGAAGTCGATCACCTGGATGATGCGATCAAAAGCATGAACCGCGCCGCGAATCGCCTCTCGCTCAGCATCATCGTAGCCGCGTTGATTATCGGGGGCAAGTTTGTGGTGGATACAGTGCAGAAGAGCAATCCTAAAAGGTAG
- a CDS encoding protein kinase, translating to MKCPRCGNELDATKGACASCGYVIRLTGQSGGSAWPAPHSFQHGNPQPGVLSGERQISGDSPNPWRQSASPSPVRQPSDDLPNPWRQSGGLPPLAPQPIEKNPPLKKEIDSWQSAQPARVPGTDALSMNNSVPLTPPVMPSFESSPSTGTLRHDQGRRQSQPLPPLSTSDPFTRDRQQMNTPRPAAIAQQQSNPNVPAVMKPNTRPLNAGPLLPGVLLRGGRYRLQEMLRRQDWIPGVFEATWIGKDAQRNGSQVMICELVLPDKASATTQSILRTATTSLASIGRHPHIPALWDAFSDQDRSFFVFEPIEGESLLSRLHRSGRGVPEDEIIECCLQMTEVLELLAQQNPPTVHGLIRPEHIILARSSAQFVLINFSVVLAGGAIQFVTGMDRALLSPYTASEFVRGVIDVRTDMYSLLATAYHVATGSIPNAINGNIIPARQVNNNLSTEFDAILTKGLRANPGQRYQRPSELRQDLLAARAANKMPAAGSSRERLVYSFPVNSQPLNDARNGQSAQPVLQRPDPVAEPLPDLLIPGRDDKGKQPALPRQENLPQATESNFMRNISIFFALFIVALIIAAVLSQIMHP from the coding sequence ATGAAATGTCCGCGTTGTGGCAATGAACTGGATGCAACTAAGGGTGCTTGCGCAAGTTGTGGTTATGTCATTCGTTTGACGGGCCAATCAGGAGGCTCAGCATGGCCCGCTCCTCATTCTTTTCAGCATGGGAATCCGCAACCTGGCGTATTGTCAGGAGAAAGGCAGATTTCAGGCGATTCGCCTAATCCATGGCGGCAATCTGCCAGCCCATCGCCTGTCAGGCAGCCCTCGGACGACTTGCCCAATCCGTGGCGCCAATCCGGCGGCTTGCCACCACTGGCACCACAGCCGATCGAGAAAAATCCGCCGCTTAAAAAAGAAATTGATTCATGGCAATCAGCACAACCGGCAAGGGTACCGGGGACAGACGCTTTATCGATGAACAATAGCGTACCACTCACTCCTCCAGTGATGCCATCGTTTGAATCGTCCCCATCTACGGGCACGCTGCGACATGACCAGGGTCGCCGGCAGTCACAGCCCTTGCCACCACTCTCAACAAGCGATCCTTTCACACGAGACCGCCAGCAGATGAACACTCCACGGCCCGCGGCAATTGCGCAGCAACAGTCGAATCCGAACGTTCCGGCGGTTATGAAACCGAATACACGGCCATTAAACGCAGGCCCATTGTTGCCCGGCGTACTTTTACGCGGCGGGCGTTATCGCTTGCAGGAAATGTTGAGGCGCCAGGACTGGATACCGGGGGTATTCGAGGCAACATGGATCGGCAAAGATGCCCAGCGCAACGGATCGCAGGTGATGATCTGTGAGCTGGTTCTTCCTGATAAAGCTTCGGCTACGACTCAATCGATACTGCGAACTGCTACCACGTCACTTGCATCTATAGGTCGTCATCCTCATATCCCGGCGCTTTGGGATGCCTTTAGTGACCAGGACCGCAGCTTCTTTGTTTTTGAGCCTATCGAGGGTGAATCTTTGCTTTCGCGCCTGCACCGCAGTGGGCGCGGCGTGCCGGAAGATGAAATCATCGAATGTTGCTTGCAAATGACAGAAGTACTCGAGCTTCTGGCCCAGCAAAATCCTCCTACGGTACATGGTCTCATCCGGCCCGAACATATTATTCTGGCACGTAGTAGCGCGCAATTCGTGTTGATCAACTTCTCGGTTGTCCTGGCAGGCGGTGCAATACAGTTCGTCACCGGCATGGATCGCGCGCTCCTGTCTCCCTATACTGCCTCAGAATTTGTGCGCGGCGTAATAGATGTGCGTACCGATATGTACTCTCTGCTCGCCACAGCATATCATGTTGCCACGGGAAGCATTCCAAATGCGATCAATGGGAATATTATTCCGGCCAGACAGGTCAACAACAATCTCTCCACCGAGTTCGATGCCATTTTGACGAAAGGCTTGCGTGCTAATCCCGGCCAGCGCTACCAGCGCCCCTCGGAGCTGCGCCAGGATTTGTTGGCCGCGCGCGCGGCTAATAAAATGCCCGCGGCAGGAAGTAGTAGAGAGCGCCTTGTCTATAGTTTCCCTGTGAATTCGCAGCCACTCAACGATGCGAGAAATGGGCAGAGCGCTCAACCTGTGCTACAACGCCCTGATCCGGTTGCTGAACCATTGCCGGATTTGTTGATCCCCGGGAGAGACGATAAGGGAAAGCAGCCAGCACTCCCACGCCAGGAAAATCTTCCTCAGGCAACGGAGAGTAACTTTATGCGCAATATCTCTATCTTTTTCGCTCTGTTCATCGTGGCCCTTATCATAGCTGCTGTGCTCAGCCAGATCATGCACCCTTAG
- a CDS encoding class I SAM-dependent methyltransferase, whose protein sequence is MTTVDFEEKFRETGGKRRYVQRLFGRIAHIYDLMNRLMSFGLDRYWRARAARYLALGTGQLGLDLGTGTADLAIAVIRRSGPGTRMIGMDITPEMLEVGRKKLARLGLQDRIELRIGDAEHIDLPDNSVDGCCSAFMVRNLSDREQGFREMLRVVRPGGRVVCLEISHPPGKLFGRLFRFYFYRLAPLFGTIIGKAVEEYNYLPNSLTNFPDAPALKSIMEQAGWSDVRFYRLTRGIVAIHVGTKL, encoded by the coding sequence ATGACCACTGTGGATTTCGAGGAAAAATTTCGTGAAACGGGCGGCAAACGTCGCTATGTCCAGCGCCTTTTTGGGCGCATCGCGCATATCTATGACCTGATGAACCGGCTGATGAGTTTTGGGTTGGATAGGTATTGGCGCGCGCGTGCTGCCAGGTACCTGGCTCTTGGAACGGGACAATTAGGGCTGGACCTCGGTACGGGTACGGCTGATCTTGCCATCGCCGTCATTCGCCGCTCCGGGCCGGGTACGCGCATGATCGGCATGGATATCACACCCGAAATGCTCGAAGTGGGACGAAAGAAGCTGGCACGCCTGGGCTTGCAGGATCGCATCGAATTGCGCATTGGCGATGCCGAACATATTGATCTGCCCGATAACAGCGTGGATGGCTGCTGTTCCGCGTTTATGGTGCGGAACCTGAGCGATAGAGAGCAGGGATTTCGCGAGATGTTGCGCGTTGTACGTCCAGGCGGGCGCGTTGTATGCCTGGAAATCAGCCATCCTCCCGGCAAGCTCTTTGGTCGCCTGTTTCGCTTCTATTTTTACAGGCTCGCGCCCCTGTTCGGCACCATTATCGGAAAGGCTGTCGAGGAATATAACTACCTGCCGAATTCGCTTACCAATTTTCCCGACGCCCCGGCACTCAAGAGCATTATGGAGCAGGCCGGTTGGAGCGATGTACGCTTCTACCGGCTCACGCGAGGAATTGTGGCTATCCATGTAGGCACGAAGCTATAA
- a CDS encoding polyprenyl synthetase family protein, with translation MNDSATLSRLFAGIEPDLEKVDRMFEERATSGLDILNSASMHALGSPGKRLRTALTLLSGKLNTYHFDKLLPLSVAFEMVHLATLIHDDIVDNAMTRRGKPTVNSLFGNNIAILLGDYYFAKTAGLIADINDNRIDHLFSDTVATVCEGTILEMMTAGRIDLTLETYYEKISHKTARLIAACCKGGAIVSEATLEEIQLLEDYGMNLGIAFQIIDDVLDYTQDQSTIGKPAGNDLRQGMVTLPLIYALQEHPYNGHHQTVTRLLNGQVHDEDDIRAVVNWVVEGGSVDHAIAEAESYAAKARAALYHFPPSPNRQVLDELIDFVVTRQH, from the coding sequence ATGAATGACTCGGCCACTTTGAGCCGTCTTTTTGCCGGTATCGAGCCTGATCTTGAAAAGGTAGATCGCATGTTTGAGGAACGAGCTACCTCCGGACTCGATATTCTCAATTCTGCTTCGATGCATGCACTAGGCTCACCGGGCAAACGCCTGAGAACGGCCCTGACCCTGCTTTCAGGCAAATTGAATACCTACCATTTCGATAAACTGTTGCCTCTGAGCGTTGCCTTCGAGATGGTCCATTTAGCAACCCTCATTCATGACGATATCGTCGATAATGCGATGACACGGCGGGGCAAGCCCACCGTCAATTCCTTGTTTGGGAATAATATCGCGATCCTGCTTGGCGACTATTACTTTGCCAAAACAGCGGGCCTGATCGCCGATATCAATGATAACCGTATCGATCACCTCTTTTCTGATACGGTCGCGACCGTCTGCGAAGGCACAATTCTAGAGATGATGACCGCGGGCCGTATCGACCTGACGTTAGAAACATATTACGAGAAGATCAGTCACAAAACCGCGCGCCTGATTGCCGCCTGCTGCAAAGGCGGCGCCATCGTTAGCGAGGCGACCCTCGAAGAGATCCAACTGCTTGAAGACTATGGCATGAACCTCGGCATTGCCTTTCAGATCATCGACGACGTGCTGGACTATACGCAGGATCAATCAACCATTGGCAAACCCGCCGGTAATGATCTGCGACAGGGCATGGTTACGCTACCTTTGATTTACGCCCTGCAGGAACACCCCTACAACGGACATCATCAGACGGTCACGCGATTGCTTAACGGGCAGGTACACGATGAAGATGATATTCGCGCGGTCGTGAACTGGGTCGTTGAAGGCGGTAGCGTCGATCATGCCATCGCAGAGGCAGAATCTTACGCTGCTAAAGCGCGCGCCGCGCTCTATCATTTCCCACCCTCGCCCAATCGGCAGGTACTGGACGAGCTAATTGACTTCGTCGTGACGCGCCAGCATTAG
- a CDS encoding radical SAM protein, producing MLYPGYLQLYETGELAERADTAWEVLRQCTICPQNCRCNRIAGKTGVCRSGTEAIVASWNVHRREEPPISGTRGAGTIFFGYCQARCTYCQNFSLSQGGLGHRVGPERLADMMMYLQKKRCHNLDLVTPTHFVPQILAALVIACGKGLRLPLVYNCAGYENLETLKLLDGVVDIYLPDSKYSDNKHALRTSKMPHYVESNQATLREMYRQVGPLEVDEEGIARRGLLIRHLVMPEDISGTREVLRWIAEELGPDTPVSLMDQYFPAWKAVNDPILNRRLTWEEYRTAMDALEEFNLTEGFVQEDLMELDTTSIV from the coding sequence ATGCTCTATCCAGGCTATCTTCAACTATATGAAACGGGCGAACTGGCGGAACGGGCTGACACGGCCTGGGAGGTGCTGCGCCAGTGTACCATCTGCCCGCAAAATTGTCGCTGCAACCGTATCGCGGGCAAAACCGGCGTGTGCCGCTCAGGGACTGAAGCAATCGTGGCATCCTGGAATGTCCATCGCCGCGAGGAACCGCCGATCAGCGGCACGCGTGGCGCAGGCACCATTTTCTTCGGCTACTGCCAGGCGCGCTGTACGTATTGCCAGAATTTCTCATTGAGCCAGGGGGGATTAGGGCATCGCGTCGGACCCGAGCGACTGGCCGATATGATGATGTACCTGCAAAAGAAACGCTGCCACAACCTGGACCTGGTAACGCCGACGCATTTCGTGCCCCAGATACTTGCAGCCCTGGTCATCGCCTGCGGCAAGGGATTGCGCCTGCCGCTCGTCTACAACTGCGCCGGGTACGAGAACCTGGAGACACTGAAACTGCTGGATGGCGTAGTCGATATCTACCTGCCCGATTCCAAATATTCCGACAACAAACACGCGTTGCGCACCTCGAAAATGCCGCATTACGTCGAATCCAACCAGGCGACGTTGCGAGAGATGTATCGCCAGGTTGGCCCGTTGGAGGTTGATGAAGAGGGCATCGCGCGGCGCGGCCTGCTGATTCGCCACCTGGTGATGCCGGAAGACATTTCGGGCACGCGCGAGGTGTTGCGCTGGATAGCGGAAGAACTTGGTCCCGATACACCCGTCAGCCTGATGGATCAATACTTTCCCGCCTGGAAAGCCGTCAATGATCCCATTTTGAACCGCCGGCTCACCTGGGAAGAGTACCGGACAGCGATGGACGCGCTGGAAGAATTCAATTTGACGGAGGGATTCGTGCAGGAAGACCTGATGGAGCTGGATACCACGTCTATTGTATAA
- a CDS encoding MDR family MFS transporter has translation MKNSSAQSDALALTSNSAKQVEEYEAPLFSRRDTLLTMLGVLMVMLLASLDQTIVSTAMPRVIADLQGFDRYTWVSTAYLLTSTVVVPIYGKLSDLIGRKPIFLFGVVIFLIGSALSGASQSMNELIAFRAFQGIGAGALMPIAIAIVGDLFTPRERGKWQGVTGGVWGLSAIVGPTLGGWITQNSTWRWVFYVNLPIGLVALLVLIFLMPTLRGKAKQISIDYTGAALLVLGTVPLLLSFTWAGTQYDWLSPQIIGLFAGSAIVLTIFVVYQAWLERRGGQPIIEPSLFKNSIFSVSTVVTIIFGMGLFGSIFFIPLFVQGVVGSSATSSGLILTPLMLTSIVGSIISGQLVSRLGKYKWIAIFGMAVSVIGTYMMVRLDVHSTNTDVLVAMLVLGFGMGFGMALYTLIVQNALPKKIGQATSALVFFRQIGGTIGLAAMGSVMTSAYLPAFQNALPAAVKQAVPAKFLAAFNNPQILLSPDALAQMQSAAAKSGPQAVALLNQVIEAVRIGLAQGIHNVFVLSLVIMILGLISVFFIKEIALKGKKNVASDVAEGMENTAPEPEGVIATMV, from the coding sequence ATGAAAAATTCATCAGCGCAATCTGATGCCCTGGCTCTGACATCAAATAGCGCAAAGCAAGTAGAAGAATATGAGGCGCCACTCTTTTCCAGGCGCGATACGCTGCTGACCATGCTAGGTGTGCTGATGGTCATGCTGCTCGCCTCGCTGGATCAGACGATTGTCTCCACGGCTATGCCGCGAGTCATCGCTGATTTGCAAGGCTTTGATCGTTATACCTGGGTTTCAACGGCTTACCTGCTTACTTCAACTGTCGTCGTACCGATCTATGGTAAACTCTCTGATCTGATTGGTCGCAAACCCATTTTCCTGTTTGGCGTCGTCATCTTCCTGATCGGTTCAGCGCTTTCGGGCGCTTCCCAATCGATGAACGAGTTGATTGCGTTCCGTGCCTTCCAGGGTATCGGCGCGGGCGCTCTGATGCCGATTGCCATCGCCATTGTCGGCGACCTGTTCACTCCCCGCGAGCGCGGCAAATGGCAGGGCGTAACCGGCGGCGTCTGGGGACTGTCGGCAATTGTCGGCCCGACGCTTGGTGGCTGGATCACGCAGAACTCGACCTGGCGCTGGGTCTTCTACGTCAACCTGCCCATCGGCCTGGTAGCTCTACTGGTGCTGATCTTCCTGATGCCCACGCTGCGTGGCAAAGCGAAGCAGATCTCGATTGATTACACGGGTGCGGCTCTGCTCGTACTGGGAACAGTTCCGCTGCTGCTCAGCTTCACGTGGGCGGGAACGCAATACGACTGGCTCTCGCCGCAGATTATCGGCCTGTTCGCGGGTTCGGCGATTGTCCTGACCATCTTCGTCGTCTACCAGGCATGGCTGGAGAGACGCGGCGGGCAGCCGATTATCGAGCCAAGCCTGTTCAAAAACAGCATCTTCAGCGTCTCAACCGTGGTAACGATCATCTTTGGGATGGGACTGTTCGGCAGCATCTTCTTCATCCCGCTCTTCGTGCAGGGCGTGGTTGGTAGCTCCGCCACCAGCAGCGGCCTGATCCTGACGCCCTTGATGCTGACCTCAATTGTAGGCAGCATCATCTCCGGCCAGCTCGTTTCGCGCCTGGGCAAATACAAGTGGATCGCGATCTTCGGTATGGCGGTGAGCGTCATCGGCACGTATATGATGGTACGCCTGGATGTGCATTCGACGAACACGGACGTACTGGTCGCCATGCTGGTACTCGGTTTCGGCATGGGCTTCGGTATGGCGCTGTACACGTTGATTGTGCAGAATGCCCTGCCGAAGAAGATTGGCCAGGCGACCTCGGCGCTGGTCTTCTTCCGGCAGATCGGTGGCACGATTGGTCTCGCCGCCATGGGTTCGGTCATGACCTCTGCCTACCTGCCCGCGTTCCAGAACGCGCTGCCCGCGGCAGTCAAGCAGGCTGTCCCGGCAAAATTCCTGGCCGCGTTCAACAACCCGCAGATCTTGCTGTCGCCGGATGCACTGGCGCAGATGCAGTCCGCGGCGGCTAAGAGCGGTCCGCAGGCGGTGGCACTGCTCAACCAGGTAATCGAGGCAGTGAGAATCGGCCTGGCGCAGGGCATTCATAATGTCTTTGTGCTGAGCCTGGTCATCATGATCCTCGGCCTCATCTCAGTCTTCTTCATCAAGGAGATTGCGCTGAAAGGCAAGAAGAACGTCGCCAGCGACGTTGCCGAGGGCATGGAGAATACCGCTCCTGAGCCAGAGGGCGTCATAGCAACGATGGTGTGA
- a CDS encoding TetR/AcrR family transcriptional regulator: protein MMQPVTAHRSLKEKQRQEREELILQEAEKVLMEKGYYETSIDEIAARVGIAKGTVYLHFPSKEDLVVAIFQRDMERLLQLIKTTLASSSLTPRAKAEVILEQLYGSLFTRRMQLFYSITNFAELKQNILERKACVRDLWEEIGADMTTLFEEGKAAGEFDSSIPTAVMLSTFFSFMSPRSYSRLLNEEHIPANELAKHLARIYFKGITV, encoded by the coding sequence ATGATGCAACCCGTTACCGCACATCGCTCGCTCAAAGAGAAGCAACGCCAGGAACGCGAGGAGCTTATTCTTCAGGAGGCGGAAAAAGTATTGATGGAAAAAGGCTATTATGAAACGTCCATAGATGAAATCGCGGCCCGCGTGGGGATCGCCAAGGGAACAGTGTACCTGCACTTTCCCAGCAAAGAGGACCTGGTCGTCGCGATCTTTCAGCGCGATATGGAAAGGCTGCTGCAATTGATCAAAACGACGCTTGCCTCATCCTCTTTGACGCCTCGCGCAAAGGCTGAAGTTATCCTTGAACAATTATATGGCAGCCTCTTCACAAGGCGCATGCAGTTGTTCTACTCGATCACCAACTTTGCCGAACTCAAACAGAATATTCTAGAGAGGAAAGCCTGCGTGCGCGATTTATGGGAGGAAATCGGTGCTGATATGACCACGTTGTTTGAAGAGGGGAAGGCTGCGGGCGAGTTTGATAGCTCGATCCCAACGGCTGTTATGCTCAGCACATTCTTCAGTTTCATGTCGCCAAGAAGTTATTCACGCTTATTGAATGAGGAGCATATCCCGGCCAATGAACTGGCCAAACACCTTGCTCGCATCTACTTTAAAGGAATTACTGTCTAA
- a CDS encoding NAD(P)-dependent oxidoreductase, which produces MKIFVTGATRVLGNAVVPLLIARGHHVQALSRSQENRRVLERMGAEPVSADLFDVESLKHAVAGCDAILHLATRIPPTMQMGKLSAWQENDRIRREGTNNLVEAALAVGGVHTFIYPSFASVYPDSGDRWIDAETSPVRPTPTLRSTLDAEAAVARFAGEGRRGISLRMGGFYGLESPTTLEQINYARKGIATFPGSSDGYLSQIWVPDAGRAIVAALEPSVPSDVYDIVDDEPLTRSEVLTLMAQAVGRKRLLHIPAPIMRMMLGVIYDMMCRSLRISNRRFKEVSDWKPEVTNAREGWARIAGAKKEAARV; this is translated from the coding sequence ATGAAGATCTTTGTTACCGGAGCTACACGCGTACTTGGGAATGCCGTCGTACCTCTATTGATTGCCAGAGGACACCATGTGCAGGCCTTGAGCCGCTCGCAGGAGAATAGGAGGGTACTGGAACGGATGGGGGCAGAGCCGGTAAGCGCCGATCTGTTCGATGTGGAGTCATTGAAACACGCTGTGGCCGGTTGTGACGCCATATTGCACCTGGCGACCAGGATTCCTCCAACTATGCAGATGGGTAAGCTATCGGCCTGGCAAGAAAATGATCGCATCCGGCGCGAGGGAACAAATAATCTGGTCGAGGCGGCGCTTGCGGTGGGCGGAGTGCATACCTTCATCTATCCCAGTTTTGCTTCCGTCTATCCAGATAGTGGTGATAGATGGATCGACGCCGAAACATCGCCTGTGCGGCCAACTCCCACACTGCGTTCTACGCTCGATGCCGAAGCCGCCGTCGCACGGTTCGCCGGAGAAGGACGTCGCGGCATCTCTTTGCGCATGGGAGGATTCTATGGTCTTGAATCGCCGACAACACTGGAACAGATCAACTATGCCCGCAAAGGGATCGCGACATTTCCAGGAAGCAGCGATGGCTACCTGTCACAAATATGGGTGCCGGATGCCGGCAGGGCCATCGTCGCAGCCCTCGAGCCATCCGTTCCTTCAGATGTTTACGATATCGTCGACGATGAACCGCTTACACGCAGCGAGGTTCTCACATTGATGGCCCAGGCCGTGGGACGCAAACGCCTGCTACATATTCCCGCCCCGATCATGCGAATGATGCTGGGCGTCATATATGACATGATGTGTCGCAGCCTGCGCATCTCAAATCGCCGCTTTAAAGAGGTAAGCGACTGGAAGCCTGAAGTGACTAACGCCAGGGAGGGGTGGGCAAGGATTGCGGGGGCCAAAAAGGAAGCCGCTCGTGTATGA